One Streptomyces lincolnensis genomic region harbors:
- a CDS encoding polyribonucleotide nucleotidyltransferase: protein MENETHYAEAVIDNGSFGTRTIRFETGRLAKQAAGSAVAYLDDDTMVLSATTASKNPKDQLDFFPLTVDVEERMYAAGKIPGSFFRREGRPSEDAILTCRLIDRPLRPSFKKGLRNEIQVVATIMALNPDHLYDVVAINAASASTQLAGLPFSGPIGGVRVALINGQWVAFPTHSELEDAVFDMVVAGRTLEDGDVAIMMVEAEATEKTIQLVKGGAEAPTEEVVAAGLDAAKPFIKVLCKAQADLAAKAAKPTGEFPIFLDYQDDVLEALSAAVKDELAQALTIAGKQERETELDRVKALAAEKLIPQFEGREKEISAAYRSLTKQLVRERVIKEKKRIDGRGVTDIRTLAAEVEAIPRVHGSAVFERGETQILGVTTLNMLRMEQQLDTLSPVTRKRYMHNYNFPPYSTGETGRVGSPKRREIGHGALAERALVPVLPAREEFPYAIRQVSEALSSNGSTSMGSVCASTMSLLNAGVPLKAPVAGIAMGLISQEIEGETHYVTLTDILGAEDAFGDMDFKVAGTKEFVTALQLDTKLDGIPASVLAAALKQARDARLHILDVMMEAIDTPDEMSPNAPRIITVKIPVDKIGEVIGPKGKMINQIQEDTGAEITIEDDGTIYIGAADGPSAEAARTTINGIANPTMPEVGERYLGTVVKTTTFGAFVSLLPGKDGLLHISQIRKLAGGKRVENVEDVLGVGQKVQVEIAEIDSRGKLSLIPVVEGEEDASEDKDDTDK from the coding sequence GTGGAGAACGAGACCCACTACGCCGAGGCCGTCATCGACAACGGCTCCTTCGGCACCCGCACGATCCGTTTCGAGACGGGCCGTCTGGCCAAGCAGGCCGCCGGCTCCGCCGTGGCGTACCTGGACGACGACACCATGGTGCTGTCGGCCACCACCGCCTCCAAGAACCCCAAGGACCAGCTCGACTTCTTCCCCCTCACGGTGGACGTCGAGGAGCGGATGTACGCCGCCGGCAAGATCCCCGGCAGCTTCTTCCGCCGTGAGGGCCGTCCCTCCGAGGACGCCATCCTCACCTGCCGTCTGATCGACCGCCCGCTGCGCCCGTCCTTCAAGAAGGGCCTGCGCAACGAGATCCAGGTCGTCGCCACCATCATGGCGCTCAACCCCGACCACCTGTACGACGTCGTGGCGATCAACGCCGCCTCCGCGTCCACGCAGCTGGCCGGTCTGCCCTTCTCCGGCCCGATCGGCGGCGTCCGCGTCGCGCTGATCAACGGCCAGTGGGTGGCCTTCCCGACGCACTCCGAGCTCGAGGACGCCGTCTTCGACATGGTCGTCGCGGGCCGCACCCTGGAGGACGGCGACGTCGCGATCATGATGGTCGAGGCCGAGGCCACCGAGAAGACCATCCAGCTGGTCAAGGGCGGCGCCGAGGCGCCGACCGAGGAGGTCGTCGCCGCCGGTCTGGACGCCGCGAAGCCCTTCATCAAGGTGCTGTGCAAGGCCCAGGCCGACCTCGCCGCGAAGGCCGCCAAGCCGACCGGTGAGTTCCCGATCTTCCTCGACTACCAGGACGACGTCCTGGAGGCCCTCTCGGCCGCCGTCAAGGACGAGCTCGCCCAGGCGCTGACCATCGCCGGCAAGCAGGAGCGCGAGACCGAGCTGGACCGCGTCAAGGCGCTCGCCGCCGAGAAGCTGATCCCGCAGTTCGAAGGCCGCGAGAAGGAGATCTCCGCCGCGTACCGCTCGCTCACCAAGCAGCTGGTCCGCGAGCGCGTGATCAAGGAGAAGAAGCGCATCGACGGCCGTGGCGTGACGGACATCCGTACGCTCGCCGCCGAGGTCGAGGCCATCCCGCGCGTGCACGGTTCCGCGGTGTTCGAGCGTGGCGAGACCCAGATCCTGGGCGTCACCACCCTCAACATGCTCCGCATGGAGCAGCAGCTGGACACCCTCTCCCCGGTGACCCGCAAGCGCTACATGCACAACTACAACTTCCCGCCGTACTCCACCGGTGAGACCGGCCGCGTCGGTTCCCCGAAGCGTCGCGAGATCGGCCACGGCGCCCTCGCCGAGCGCGCCCTGGTGCCGGTCCTGCCGGCGCGCGAGGAGTTCCCCTACGCGATCCGCCAGGTCTCCGAGGCGCTGAGCTCCAACGGCTCGACGTCCATGGGCTCGGTCTGCGCCTCCACCATGTCGCTGCTGAACGCCGGTGTGCCGCTGAAGGCCCCCGTCGCCGGTATCGCCATGGGTCTGATCTCCCAGGAGATCGAGGGCGAGACGCACTACGTCACCCTCACCGACATCCTCGGTGCGGAGGACGCCTTCGGCGACATGGACTTCAAGGTCGCCGGCACCAAGGAGTTCGTGACCGCTCTCCAGCTCGACACCAAGCTGGACGGCATCCCGGCCTCCGTCCTGGCCGCCGCTCTCAAGCAGGCCCGTGACGCCCGCCTCCACATCCTCGACGTGATGATGGAAGCGATCGACACGCCGGACGAGATGTCCCCGAACGCCCCGCGGATCATCACCGTCAAGATCCCCGTGGACAAGATCGGTGAGGTCATCGGCCCCAAGGGCAAGATGATCAACCAGATCCAGGAGGACACCGGCGCCGAGATCACCATCGAGGACGACGGCACCATCTACATCGGTGCCGCCGACGGCCCCTCCGCCGAGGCCGCGCGTACGACGATCAACGGCATCGCCAACCCGACGATGCCCGAGGTCGGCGAGCGCTACCTGGGTACGGTCGTGAAGACGACGACGTTCGGCGCCTTCGTCTCCCTCCTCCCCGGCAAGGACGGTCTGCTGCACATCTCGCAGATCCGCAAGCTGGCCGGCGGCAAGCGCGTGGAGAACGTCGAGGACGTTCTCGGTGTGGGCCAGAAGGTCCAGGTCGAGATCGCCGAGATCGACTCCCGCGGCAAGCTCTCCCTCATTCCGGTGGTTGAGGGCGAAGAGGACGCTTCTGAGGACAAGGACGACACCGACAAGTGA